The genomic interval tttgctacaggtgagacagtcaagtttttctatatcttttatagttttcacggcatctgctctagaaggtctgtaattttggaaattttatttttgtcttacatgttcccatcaatagaaaatcgactaaatcaacattaagcaaatattttagacatgcgggagcacgttaagcctagttccagggaggggactgcaccgtgcgtatatttagacgacccaattggagccacttttgactcctcatcactgaaaaactactgtgcattaacacttcaaatttggctcatgtgttgagacttgcaagataaacatcagcttcaaatttcataaatatacctcaaacggttatttaggtattgacgttcaaaaatcgatatttagaacactaaaatctatctaaaaatgtaaaatgttaaaatttactggttttttatttgttcctttgtatttacacatctacctatctgtatgccaaatttgaaccttcaaggtcatctggaagttgttagaatttggtctataggtcagatatgtagatttttgggcgtcaatacctaaagaaccgtttgaggtatatttatgaaatttgaagctgatgtttatcttgcaagtctcaacacatgagccaaatttgaagtgttaatgcacagtagtttttgagtgatgtggagtcaaaagtggctccaattgattcgtctaaatatacgcacagtgcagtcctctccctggaactaggcttaacatgcttccgcatgtctaaaatatttgctcaatgttgatttagtcgattttctcctgatgggaacatgtaagacaaaaataaaatttccaatattacagaccttctagaacagatgccgcaaaaactatacaagatatagaaaaacttgactatctcacctgtagcaaattgaataagctttttttggttcatagtagtcatgtcactaggacgcatagtttccgaggattaagcgaaaaatcgaaaagtggtacctttaaacccccctcaccccgccggctcaagggctaagggcggggacttttgctatgttcacctcctaactagtctaaataaagtcccgaagtcaaaaattgtgttccacggatttccatctataatgctttattgactggactacagaTAAAGTTGATAAATGCGAATATGAATGTGCAATTTAATGCAAAAAATACTGCAACTGCGAATGTTGAAAATGTATCAATTTGTTTACAGAGATATTTTGACTATaggtattaatattaaaattattaagaattatgtagggACTCAGTATCGAACGTCAAAAGTTCCTTCCCGTACTTGTTATACAAGTAAAGATGCTTCTTAAACTATATagagttattattatgtttaaataatatgtagGCAAACGTCCTAGCCGTCAGCCAATCACTATGTTCAATAAACTAAAGGCAATTCATGTTTCAAGTGACACATTTCTATAGCACTCATTCTAGACCCAAGCTACTAGCTTTCGCCTTAATTTGCGTCATCCCAAACGCTTAATTCTATGTCAAGCATTCGACAGGAGCAGTTAAGCAATAGTTTTGGAGCTCCCGGAGGAAACCATTCATATTGACAAATGTTTCCTCCCACCCCGCGTCACCTACCTTCGCACAATCGCCCGCCTCTCCAACAAGGCACCTCTCTTTCACCCCACACAACAATGAGCCAGACAGAATACATCTCAAACTTATGTCGGCGGAAAGTTGTCGAATTTGGGACCTAAATATCCTTGGTTACGCGCCGACAATAGCAATTACCGGTGAATTATTTTTTCCTGCCGTTACGGATGTTCACAAAGCTGTATtttatatacatatatcctCACAACACAATCCTATTTTTTCAGGAAATTCCACGAGCAAATTCATCCTATTCTGCAAAGTAAAAAATCACCGACCCACGCTATAGCGTACCTTGACCGTGTGCTAATAACGTCTGACTTCGTACCCACTGTTTCATGTAATGACAGACATTGGTCTAATGGGATAAACGGCTACTTATCGCAAGGTTGTGACGCTGCGCGCGACCCGCCCGGATCCACTCCGAGCACGGCACCGCGCGAGCACACACTACGCCCGCCCAATTGCCTATAATGATACCACTCGACCGTATATCCGTCCGATCCACTCCTAAGACAATAGAACCCAGTCAGCCCCCGACTTGCGACATCGCAGGACTGCCCAGCCGCATCGTGGGAACCGCGAAGTGATCCCGAGTGCTGTGATGAAGTGCCCGCGACGAGCCTCAATAACGAAACTATTATGACGGTTAAAGAGGCCTCAATGGACCTTTTGAGAACGTCTCCCACAGACTCAAACTTAAACAACGATGATTGATTGACATCGGTGCTCACAATTCGGACATAATGAACGGAATCAGCGCGGCCACGGATAAACCGGCGACGGCGGTGGAAGCCCCCGTAAAAAATGAACCGAAAGACAAGAAATCCGGCGTCCGGGAGAAGCTTATGCAGATCAAGTCAAACATTACGGTGGAGCCGATCATCGCGTGTTACATCATGTCGAATGTGTTCTCGGGACTTGCTGTgcaaaatttgaatttggagaAAGCGTGTCGGGTCAATTTAGGGTACAGTGATGAGGTTTGCTCGGCTTTGAACAAGCGGCAGACCGAAAACTATACGTTGGAGGAGGCGGAAGTGCAGAAGTTGACGGCATCAGTACAAGCGTGGAAAAACATTGTTCAGACTGCGTTCCCGTGTATACTGGTTCTATTTGTGGGCTCGTGGAGTGACAAAACCGGAAAAAGGAAAGCGTGCATACTCCTACCTATAGTCGGGGAAGTGTTGTGCTGCACTAGCTTCATCTTAAACACATATTTCTTCTACGAATTGCCTCTGGAGGTCACGGCCCTTTCAGACTTGTTTCCGTCATTAACTGGAGGATGGATAACTGTGTGCGTTGGTGTATTCAGCTACATAGGTGACGTAACGACGAAAGAAATGAGGACATTCAGAGTAGGAGTTGCCAACTTGTGCATGTCCCTGGGCATCCCGATTGGGATGTCTCTGAGCGGGATACTTCTGCAGCAGATCGGATATTATGGGATATTTTTAATATCGAACTGCCTGTACGTCGCCAGTCTGATTTATGGGTACATACGTCTGAAAGATCCAGTGATATCGGAAGAGCGGCAAAGAGTAAGTTGTTAATTCTTTGTGATTGCTTTAGATAGCCCTATCAGTGCCCAAACTTTGTGTGTAAGGTTGCCGTTGCGTGTAATAGAGATTAAGCGGTTTGCCCGCGAAAGGTCGCGAAGTTTGCGTGTAGCAATTTGCGATCAAAGTCTAGGGTTAATAGAGTATTGGTAGGTGTTGAGATAAGGCTCGTGGTGCCATGCATCATCCGCTGCGTACTCTCGACAGCCGGTTAGTCCTATATCTAAGTGATAAATTGCTCAGGCCCACAACGCAAATTCGAACGGAGGGGGACATCGTAACGCAATCAACGATTTTACGCGAGGCTCCGATAGGTGTCACCTCGGATTTATATGCGCCCGATTTACCCGGATATCCTGATATCCCCTGTCGCTGTCGCTATTCTTTATTTAAGCAAATTATTCCAGATTTTACTCTTGACGTTTCGGATTTTGTTGGTGAAACTCACACGTACGAATGACTGTAATAAAATGCCAAATGAGTGTTGCTTTTCTGTACGTGGAAATCCCgagtaaaataactattttacCGTTTTAGGATTATTTTTGCGGAGCTTGCCATAAATGTTTATGTAGTAGGAAGTCGTAAATTATTACGAACGCCGCTTTATTCATGTGTTTTATGAACTCTATTAATCTAATTGTActtgatattttttgtatttaattcgTTGGTTCTTGATTACTTTCACCCGAATGGTGCAGATTTGATCTATGATAGAGTGAAGATAATTATTTACCTACTCGTGGCACAGATTAATTTATAGCTACAACAGATATAtttataatttgtagatttGCTCTGAAAAATGGAGGTGTAAATaacacgtaaataaataacgggaCAGACAGTTTTCTTAGAAACTTCTATTGTACCAGATACTAGGTCAGATAAAATCCTTATAAGAGTGGAATTAAACTTATTCTGATCACTTCGCTATTTATATTGGCATTGGCAATAATTTTATAGTCACATTAGTGAAAAACAATTGAGAAACTAGtgaacttttgtttttaattgcgTTAATTTCCAGTTCATAGGTTAACTTTTGGTGTGCGCAAAGTTGATCGGTATTTATTAAATACTACgtcaaggtattaaaaaaacatagtcTTTTAGGAAAAGTAGATAAAGTATCAGGAATTTTAATACTGTTTGTGGTTTATCAGCATGCCTTTTATTCCTTGCCCTCTTTTCGAAATGCTGTGAGATCCTGTCATGCTTTTTGCCAGAAGGAGAGTTATGTTTTTTCTATGACTGTAGCTAAATAACTCAATCGCTATTACTAGTAACTTACTCTACTTGCATCAGCTACCTGTCAattttattaaacttcaaacaTACTTTCAGGACCAGCCGGTCGGCTGCCGAGGGTGGGTGTGTTCGTTCTTCGACGCGCGACACGTGCGTGAGACCCTCACAGTGGCCT from Ostrinia nubilalis chromosome 4, ilOstNubi1.1, whole genome shotgun sequence carries:
- the LOC135088496 gene encoding proton-coupled folate transporter-like produces the protein MNGISAATDKPATAVEAPVKNEPKDKKSGVREKLMQIKSNITVEPIIACYIMSNVFSGLAVQNLNLEKACRVNLGYSDEVCSALNKRQTENYTLEEAEVQKLTASVQAWKNIVQTAFPCILVLFVGSWSDKTGKRKACILLPIVGEVLCCTSFILNTYFFYELPLEVTALSDLFPSLTGGWITVCVGVFSYIGDVTTKEMRTFRVGVANLCMSLGIPIGMSLSGILLQQIGYYGIFLISNCLYVASLIYGYIRLKDPVISEERQRDQPVGCRGWVCSFFDARHVRETLTVAFRSGPRRRRLRVSLLIVVVCVIFGPLHGEMNVLYLFMRYRFNWDEVQFSMFCTYSIITNLVGTLFSISIFSDFMKLDDTVVGIISCTSKILASFIFAFATTTLEIYIAPLVEIFNGTSFIAMRSIASKLVTSEELGKVNSLFGLAEAMMPLVYGPLYSRVYMATLSVLPGAVFLLGAAMTVPAVAIFGWMYFEQREDNKQVEEMENVNKEV